Below is a genomic region from Aigarchaeota archaeon.
TACAAAACGATGCTCGAGTTCTTGAAACAAGACCTCCAATCGCTCGAGGAAAGGCTCGCCACATCAATCACTCAGACCAGAGAGAGTTTGCCGCAAGCAGCTGAGGCGCTGAATGAAACCGTTTCGAAGTTAAACAAAAAAATAGAAAAATTTGTCGAGGCGCTGAAGCAGCTTGCAAATTTCGAGCCCATCCTAAAGGATGCCGTGGGATTACGCGCGCGACGTCGTCACCTTCTAGATAGCGCGCGAGAAATAGGCATCGAAGTCGACATAGCAAATTTGAATTTAAGCGGCTTTCTCGAAGACATGCTCAAATTACTCGAAATAATCCGCGAGAAACTCATGGCGTGGCGAGTATAGCCCTAACATTCAGGAGTCAAAAAAATAAGAAGGTTAGCTAAACACGATTAGATGATTTTGAGTGTTTCCCCTCTCATTTAATTATGCCGTCTTTTTTGAGCTTTTCCTCTATAAAATTATGAATCATCTTCCTAAACTCCTCCACGCTTTCAGGCTTAACTTTTATTTTGTCCAAAATGTTAATGATGTTCATAGTGTCCTTCGCGTCCACGAATATTTGTAACTCCTCCTCTTTATAGCCTAAAGTGGTGTAAAAATTTACCAGAGCGCGAGCCAACTTTATGAACCCTGTCTCCAATTCGTGGATTTTTTGCTTCCACTCGACCTCAAGCTCACGAATCTTCTCTCTCGCTTCACCATTAACGATACTGACTTCGCTAAGAAAGGTAAAACCAACCAAGGCTTTCATATATTGCTCGCGCAACCACTTCTCATTCGTGACACAGAAATCGTAAACCGACTCAATACCGAACGCGGATAGAGAATGTCCCTGTAGTGCTTCGGCTGCCATCCTGTCTACTCCGAATTGGGAGCAGGTTGTTTTGAAATATTTACGGAAGCTATGCAATCGAATATTGAACCGATGCTTCTGGCGCTTGTTTCCTAAGAGCGGAACGGCACTACGGTCGATATTTGCATTTTTACAAAGCCTGTTCCATAGATGGAGTGCGCCCCTATATGTTAGCCTCTGTCCGTTACGGGAAACAAATAGGTAAGAATCGGGCGTGAGGGTCTCACCTCGGGCCTTTCTTTGCTCCAAGTAAGCAACGAGAAAGTCCCTACATTCCTTTGAGATAAAGGTAATGTGAGGGTGAAGCTCTCCCTTTGTAAGCGCCTCGGGT
It encodes:
- a CDS encoding gp58-like family protein translates to MTLIAELKTKIDQLRKEIAETEQKMRTAEECKDALRFLEYKTMLEFLKQDLQSLEERLATSITQTRESLPQAAEALNETVSKLNKKIEKFVEALKQLANFEPILKDAVGLRARRRHLLDSAREIGIEVDIANLNLSGFLEDMLKLLEIIREKLMAWRV
- a CDS encoding tyrosine-type recombinase/integrase, with product MSLEVVRNDKTVQLVIENRGYGENMADQLVKAVKDFMEFLGKSSPSEVVESMRAMSADDIVKTFKQYFITRKKSLAPKSIFNWSNAVRVWLYENGIDMDLIGKKITREFRRYVAPKGIPKVLKRDYIDKEIIKKLLLVGDVRARALITLLASSGLRVDISALRLQLRHFKDDLNVELPCYKIEIPEALTKGELHPHITFISKECRDFLVAYLEQRKARGETLTPDSYLFVSRNGQRLTYRGALHLWNRLCKNANIDRSAVPLLGNKRQKHRFNIRLHSFRKYFKTTCSQFGVDRMAAEALQGHSLSAFGIESVYDFCVTNEKWLREQYMKALVGFTFLSEVSIVNGEAREKIRELEVEWKQKIHELETGFIKLARALVNFYTTLGYKEEELQIFVDAKDTMNIINILDKIKVKPESVEEFRKMIHNFIEEKLKKDGIIK